The proteins below are encoded in one region of Apodemus sylvaticus chromosome 13, mApoSyl1.1, whole genome shotgun sequence:
- the LOC127664101 gene encoding LOW QUALITY PROTEIN: protocadherin alpha-11-like (The sequence of the model RefSeq protein was modified relative to this genomic sequence to represent the inferred CDS: inserted 1 base in 1 codon), whose product MFHTQVVHLLEQVPFALHYVAVSESCRRTSKPFSTEVFREVDPALCHPYAGFFFSPSGKQGXGQLHYSVPEEAKHGTFVGRIAQDLGLELAELVPRLFRVASKDRGDLLEVNLQNGILFVNSRIDREELCGRSAECSIHLEVIVDRPLQVFHVEVEVRDINDNSPVFPFREQRLLIYESKQLDSRFPLEGASDADVGENAVLVYRLSQNEYFSLEPLTNSKQTKRPSLILKKTLDREKTPELNLLLTATDGGKPELTGTVQLWIHVLDVNDNDPVFDHLEYKVRIMENAAKETLVIKLNATDLDEGVNGQLEYSLMSIKPTGRHLFTLHENNGELRVNGTLDYEENKFYEIEVLATDKGNPPMVGHCVVLVEILDTNDNAPEVTLTSLSLPVREDAQPNTVIALISVSDLDSGINGQVTCSLTPNVPFKITSTFKNYYSMVLDSSLDREKVSTYDLVVTARDGGSPSLSTTASVSVEVADVNDNAPAFAQPEYAVFVKENNPPGAHIFTVSAVDADAQENALVSYSLVERRIGERLLSSYVSVHAESGKVFALQPLDHEELELLHFQVSARDAGVPALGSNVTLQVFVLDENDNAPTLLPHGAVGTGRTVSELLPRSVGSGHVVTKVRAVDADSGYNAWLSYEVQLGTGGVRSPFRVGLYTGEISTTRALDEGDAPRQTLLVLVKDHGEPALTATATVLVSLVESGQAPKSFSKVSGRASAPEASLVDVNVYLIVAICAVSSLLVLTLLLYTALRCSALPMVNEAPEGPGKPMLVCSSAVGSWSYSQQRRQRVCSGEVLPKTDLMAFSPSLPPNLDRDERERQESESNHPGQTGNIRKNQGTVAIKGIMHVEETEEQEKIVLVREYNTPHGFQKGIEVQK is encoded by the exons ATGTTCCACACTCAGGTAGTTCACCTGTTAGAGCAGGTGCCCTTCGCTCTTCATTATGTTGCTGTATCTGAAA GTTGCAGGAGAACCTCCAAACCATTTAGCACCGAG GTTTTCAGAGAAGTGGATCCTGCACTCTGCCACCCCTACGCTGGCTTCTTCTTCTCGCCGTCTGGGAAGCAGG GCGGCCAGCTTCATTACTCCGTCCCGGAGGAGGCCAAACACGGCACTTTCGTGGGCCGCATCGCGCAGGACCTGGGCCTGGAGCTGGCGGAGCTGGTGCCCCGCCTGTTTAGGGTGGCGTCCAAGGACCGCGGGGACCTTCTGGAGGTAAATCTGCAGAATGGCATTTTGTTTGTGAATTCTCGGATCGACCGGGAGGAGCTATGCGGGCGGAGTGCTGAGTGTAGCATCCACCTGGAGGTGATTGTGGACAGGCCGCTGCAGGTTTTCCACgtggaggtggaggtgagggACATTAACGACAACTCGCCAGTGTTTCCTTTTAGAGAACAAAGGTTGCTGATTTATGAATCCAAGCAACTAGACTCGCGTTTTCCGCTAGAGGGAGCGTCTGATGCGGACGTAGGGGAGAATGCTGTGTTGGTCTACAGATTAAGTCAAAACGAGTATTTTTCCTTAGAACCACTAACTAATAGTAAGCAGACTAAAAGACCGTCGCTTATATTAAAGAAGACTCTAGATCGGGAGAAAACCCCGGAACTTAATTTGCTATTAACAGCCACAGATGGGGGAAAACCGGAGCTCACCGGTACAGTTCAGCTTTGGATTCATGTCTTAGATGTTAACGACAATGATCCGGTTTTCGATCATTTAGAATACAAAGTAAGAATAATGGAAAATGCTGCTAAAGAAACTCTTGTCATAAAGTTGAACGCCACGGATCTAGACGAAGGTGTAAACGGACAGCTGGAATACTCTTTGATGTCCATTAAGCCCACTGGGAGGCATTTATTTACTCTACATGAAAACAACGGAGAATTGAGGGTCAACGGGACTTTAGATTATGAAGAGAACAAGTTTTATGAAATAGAAGTGCTGGCCACAGATAAAGGAAACCCCCCAATGGTAGGTCACTGTGTAGTCTTGGTAGAAATCTTAGACACCAATGACAACGCCCCTGAAGTGACACTAACTTCGCTGTCCCTCCCAGTAAGAGAGGATGCCCAGCCAAATACAGTCATCGCTTTAATTAGCGTATCCGACCTCGATTCTGGAATCAATGGCCAAGTGACCTGCTCTCTTACACCCAATGTCCCCTTCAAGATTACATCCACCTTTAAAAACTATTATTCGATGGTATTGGATAGTAGTCTGGACCGCGAGAAGGTGTCAACCTATGATTTGGTTGTAACAGCGCGGGATGGGGGTTCGCCTTCATTGAGTACCACAGCCAGCGTGTCCGTGGAGGTGGCTGACGTGAACGACAATGCGCCTGCATTTGCGCAGCCCGAATACGCGGTGTTCGTGAAGGAGAACAACCCGCCTGGCGCGCACATCTTCACGGTGTCTGCGGTGGATGCGGATGCGCAGGAGAATGCGCTGGTGTCCTACTCGCTGGTGGAACGGAGGATAGGCGAGCGCTTATTGTCGAGCTATGTGTCTGTGCACGCAGAGAGCGGCAAGGTGTTCGCGCTGCAGCCTCTGGACCATGAGGAGCTGGAGCTGCTCCATTTTCAAGTGAGCGCGCGGGATGCTGGTGTGCCTGCCCTGGGCAGCAATGTGACTCTGCAAGTGTTTGTGCTGGATGAGAATGACAATGCGCCCACACTGCTGCCCCATGGAGCTGTCGGAACTGGCAGGACGGTGAGTGAGCTTTTGCCTAGGTCAGTGGGTTCGGGCCATGTGGTCACCAAGGTGCGTGCAGTGGATGCGGACTCTGGTTACAACGCGTGGCTGTCATATGAAGTACAGTTGGGAACAGGTGGTGTACGCAGCCCCTTCCGTGTGGGTCTGTACACGGGTGAGATCAGCACGACGCGTGCCCTGGATGAGGGGGACGCTCCACGACAGACTCTATTAGTGCTGGTGAAGGACCATGGGGAGCCAGCACTGACAGCCACTGCAACTGTATTAGTGTCTCTTGTGGAAAGTGGCCAGGCTCCAAAGTCCTTTTCAAAGGTATCGGGGCGTGCTTCAGCCCCAGAGGCATCGCTGGTGGATGTCAACGTGTATTTGATCGTCGCCATCTGCGCTGTGTCCAGTCTATTGGTACTCACGCTGCTGCTGTATACAGCTCTGCGCTGCTCAGCATTGCCTATGGTCAATGAGGCCCCTGAGGGACCCGGGAAGCCCATGCTGGTATGCTCCAGTGCAGTGGGGAGCTGGTCCTACTCACAGCAGAGGCGGCAGAGAGTGTGCTCTGGGGAAGTTCTTCCCAAGACAGACCTCatggcctttagtcccagcctaCCTCCCAATCTGGATAGAGATGAAAGGGAAAGACAGGAATCAGAGTCAAATCACCCTGGACAG ACAGGAAACATCAGGAAGAATCAAGGGACTGTTGCCATCAAAGGGATAATGCATGTAGAAGAAACAGAGGAACAGGAGAAGATTGTATTAGTGAGAGAATACAATACTCCACATGGATTTCAGAAGGGAATTGAggtacagaaatga